GTGAAGGCGCGCGTGCGCAACCACCTGCTGCTCAAGCATCAGGCCGACCTGCTGCGCCGCCTGTCGTTCCTGGACGGGCTGACCGGCATCGGCAACCGCCGCCGCTTCGACGAGATCTTCAGCCGCGAATGGCGCCGCTGCATGCGCTCCAACCAGCCGCTGGCGGTGATCATGGTCGATGTGGACCATTTCAAGGCCTACAACGACCATTACGGCCATCATTCCGGCGACGAATGCCTGCGCGCGGTGGCGGCGATGCTGGACGCGGTGGCCCAGCGCCCCGGCGATTTCGCCGCCCGCTACGGCGGGGAGGAGTTCGTCTGCCTGCTGCCCGAAACCGACGGGGACGGGGCGCGCATGGTGGCCGAGCGGCTGCGGGAAACCGTGACGGCCCGCGCCATCCCGCACGCGGCGTCCACCACTGCGCCGTGCGTCACCATCAGCATCGGCTATGCCGCCGTCGTTCCCACTGAGAAGGCTGATCCTTATACCCTGCTGGCCGACGCGGACGAGGCGCTCTACGGCGCCAAGAAGTCGGGCCGCAACCGCGTTTGTGGTGCCGATATGGTGACCGAGACCGTGGCGGGGTAACCCGCCGCCGGTCCGGGGGACGGGGGGAAGTACCCGCACCGCGCCCCGTCCTGACGTCTTGCGCCGCTGCCCGCCGCCCGCCGCCCCGTGTTTCATGGGGCAGTGATGGATTTCGGCGGTGGACGGTTCGATGACGCGTTCTTTCCTGGACACCCTTCCCCCCCTGGATCCCTGGCGTCCGGCAACGTTCGAGGCGGCGGGCGTGCCCCTGCCCCTGGACGTGCCGGGGCTGGCCGGGGCGCGGGTCCGTCCCGCCGGGGGGGGCGCCGGTGCCGGGGGGCTGGAGGTGGTGGTTCCCGGCTGGTCCGGGGGCGCCGGGGTGCTGGTGCTGGCGTGGCCGTCGCTGCCGGTGCTGGGGCAGATGAACGCCGCGGGTCGGGCGCTGCACCGCGACGTGGCGCGCATGGACAATCCCACCCCCGAACGCATCCGGCTGGCTGCCGCCGTGCTGGCGCTGACCGCCCCGGTCACCGGCCCCGGCCGTCCCTTTTACACCGCCGCCGCCCGCGCCGCCGCCCGCCGCCGGGTCACCCGCGCGGCCATGGGCGAGGTCACGGTGCGCTATGCCCTGATGATGCGGCTGCTGCGGGCCGGCGGGGTGGCGCCGTTTCAACTCGACCCCGCTCCCGACCTGGAGAGCGTGGCCGGCAGAGCCCTGGTGCGGGATGCGTTCGAGGCGCTGGGCCGCCGTCTGGCGCTGGAGCCGGGCACCGTCCACGACCGGGCGCTGCGGCTGGGCAGCCTGCTCCAGCCCCTGGGCTTTCCCGCCCGCGGGGAGGAGGGGCGCCTGCGCCGGCAGATGGCGGTGGTGGAGGAGGTGTGGCGGGAGGCCGCCGCCGGCAGCTTCGGCCCGCTGTCGGCGCTGGTGGAGGGATCGGCGGCGGCCACCCTGGGCCGCGCCCGCCGTCTGCTGGTGGATCTCGACCGCGACCTGGCCGACCCGGTGGGGCTGCTGGCGGCCTGGGGGCCGCGGGCCCTGAGCCTGCGCCGCGGCCTGGACCGGCTGGGCTGGCTGCTCGACGGGTGGGAGGACATCCGCGCGCCGTGGGGGGAGGAGGAGGGGGACACGCCGCCCCGCACCCCGGCGGCACTCCTGGCCCGCCTGCCGCTGTTGCCGCGGACGGCGGAACCGGACCGCGGCCCGGCCTTCTCCGCCGCCCCCAGCCGCCGGGTGGGGGCCTGCCGCGACTGGCGCACCGGGCGTCTGGACGAGGAACTCGCCCGCCGCATGGGCTATCCCATCCCCGACGACCCGCCGTCCGCCCGGCCCGCCGACACGCCGGGCGAGCCGCTGTTTCCGGGGACGGTGCAATAGGGGCGGGGCAGAGGTTACTCCGCCGCCACCAGTTCCCCCATGCCCGTCATCGCCGCGGACCCATGGGGGCGGGCGCGGATGTGCTGGATGGTGAAGGGCGCGCGCACGCCGCCGCTGAACAGTTCGGCGCATTCCAGCGCCCGGCGCACCCGTTCTTCCGCCGACAGCCCGGCGGTGGAGGCCAGCGACCCCAGCGCATAGTCGGCGCCGCAGCCGATGGCGTGGTAGCCGCGCATGGCTTCCCCCACCTGATAGTCGGACTGGATGGCGAACAGCCGCCCCTCCGCCGCCACCAGGAACGTGCCGCCGGTTTCCACCTCGTTGGATTTGTGGGCGTAGCCGCCGTCTTTCAGCACCTGCCGCACCGCGTCCACGAAATCGATCACCATGTAGCGGAACAGATCCTGTCCCGGCTCGCGCGGCGGCGGCACCAGGCGGTGGGCCAGAAGCTGGCCCATGCGGAAGGAGTTGGTGAAGCCGATCAGCAGCTCCCCGTTGCGGAAGACCTTGGTGTCGGCGCGCACGGTGATATCCAGCCCCGATACCCCGGCGCTGTCGCCGCCCATCCACACCCGGTCCCCGTCAACCAGCCCCACGATGCAGGTCATGAACGCACCCCTTGTCCCTGTGTGCCAAGAAAACCGGGGACCAGCGTGCCGGGGTATGGTTAACGGTGTTTTGACGGGGCTGTGACCTTTTGCGGATCAGGAACCCGGGGACGCCAGCCCGGCGGCCAGGGTGCGGGCCAGGGCGGTGGCCACCTGCCGCAGCCGTCCGGGATCCTCGTCGAACACCACCTGATTGAGGAAGCCCATGCCGAAGCTGAGCGTCGCCAGCCCGGCGGCCAGCGCCGGCAGGTCGGCGGCCCCGTCGATCATCCCGCGCTCGCGGAAGCCTTCCAGCCGCTTCAGGATGCAGGGAATGCGGCTTTCCGACAGGGTGCGCCCCATCTCCGCCGCGATGGCCGGGTCCACCAGGGCGCGGTTCAGCACCACGCGGGTGAAATCGCGGCAGACCCAGGCATGGGCGATCTGCGTTTCCAGAATCGCCACAAGATCGTCCTCCAGCGACTCACCCGGCGGCGGCAGGGCGCAGCCCTGGCCCTCCGCAAGGCCGTAATGCTCCATCACCGCCAGAAGCAGGCCGTTCTTGCCGTTGAAATAGCGCTGGATCAACTGCTCGTTCACGCCCGCCCGCGCGGCGATCTCGCGGGTGGTGGCGGCGTCGAAGCCGCGTTCGGCAAAGGTGAATTTGGCCGCCTCCAGCAGAGCCGCCGTCGTCGCCTCCCGGCTGCGGCGGCGGGGGGCGGTGTCGTCCATGGTCATATCGCTGCTCCCTCCCCTCGATAATAAGGAGCCACGAGCGGGCTTGACAAGAGCGGCGGACGGGTAAAGTATGTACTCACATACATACAACGAGCGCAGGGAGCGTTCCCCTCATGACCACCGCCGATCTCTTCACCCCGATCCGCCTGGGCGATGTCGAACTGCCGAACCGCATGGCGATGGCGCCCCTGACCCGCAGCCGCGCCGGGGCGGGCAATGTGCCGACGCCGCTGATGGCGGAATACTACGCCCAGCGCGCCACCGCCGGCCTGCTGATCACCGAAGCGACGCAGGTCCACGCCACCGGCCAGGGCTACACCAACACGCCGGGCATCCACACCGCCGAACAGGCCGCCGGCTGGCGCACCGTCACCGACGCCGTGCACGCCAAGGGCGGGCGGATCTTCATGCAGATCTGGCACGTGGGCCGTATTTCGCACACCCTGTTCCAGCCGGGGGGGGCCGCCCCCGTCGCCCCCTCGGCCATCACCGCCCGCGGCGAGGTGTTCACCGGCGACGGCATGAAGCCCTTCTCCGCTCCCCGTGCGCTGGAGCTGGATGAGATTCCGGGCCTCGTCACCGCCTTTGCCGAGGCTGCCAAGCGCGCGGTGTTCGACGCCGGGCTGGACGGGGTGGAGGTCCACGGGGCCAACGGCTACCTGATCGACCAGTTCCTGCGCGACGGCACCAACCACCGCACCGACGCCTACGGCGGCCCGGTGGCCAACCGCGCCCGCTTCCTGCTGGAAGTGACCGAGGCGGTGGTCAAGGCGGTGGGGGCGGGCCGCGTCGGTGTGCGGCTGTCGCCCAACGGCGTCTTCAACGACATCCGCGACAGCGACCCGGCGGCCACCTTCGGGTACGCGGTCGAAGCGCTCAATCCCTTCGGCCTCGCCTATCTGCACATCATCGAGGGCAAGGACGGCACGCCGATGGCCCCGCCCGCCGGTGCCGCCCGTCTGGCCGGCGCCCTGCGCCGGGCGTACAAGGGCACCTTCATGCTGAACGGCGGCTTCTACACCCGCGCGGCGGCCGATGCCGCGCTGGCGGCGGGCGAGGCGGATCTGGTCAGCATCGGTATCCCCTTCATCGCCAACCCCGATCTGGTGGAACGCTTCCGCACCGGGGCGGCGCTGAACACGCCGGACCAGACCACCTTCTACGGCGGCGACGCCAAGGGCTACACCGATTACCCCGCGCTGGAATCGGTGACCGCGTAAGAAAAAAGGGCCGCATCCTTCGGGATGCGGCCCTTTTTCTTGTCCATGGGGGATCAGAAGATCACCTTGACCCCGCCGTAGAAGGCCCGCGGGGCGGACGCGCTGATGAACCGCGGGTTGGAGGCACCGGGCGCCTCGGCCAGCGGAACCTCCCGCACCCCGCCGAAGGTGCCGAAGGTGGCGTGCTTGTTGTTGGTGGCGTTCTGCACCAGCCCGAACACCTGCACCGACGGGGTGACGCGGTAGCTGGTGTTCAGGTCCACCGTGGCATAGCCCGGCACCTTGCCCGCGCTGCCCGACGGGTCGCCGGTGTAGGTCTGGCTGGTGTAGGCGCTGAGCGTTCCCCCCACCGTCCAGCCGTCCAGCACCATGTAGCTGCCGCCCAGCTTCACCCGGTGGGCCGGCACGCCCGGCAGCCGGTCGCCCGGATGGGCGGTCACGGTGCCGGTGGTGCGGTTGCGGTTGGGGTTGTCGGGGCTGTTCAGCACCAGATCGCTTTCGAACGTCGCCTCGACGAAGGCATAGTCGATGAAGGCGGTCCAGCCGCTGCCCGACAGGTGCGCCCCCGCTTCCACCCCCTGGCGGCGGGTGTCGCCGGCGTTCTGGAAGTACCCGCGCCCGCGCACGCCCGACGCCACGTTCAGGATGTCGTTGCTGAGGTCGGTGCGGAACAGCCCCAGCGACCAGTTCAGCCGCGCGTCCGCCGACAGCGCCACGCCGGACCCGCGCAGCCCGGTTTCCCACGTACGGCCCACCACCTGCTTCAGCGGCGGGTCGGACAGGAAGAAGTTGGTCAGGGTGCAGGGCCGGCTGGGGTCGGCGCACGACAGTTCCGCCGCCGTCGGCACCCGGTTGCTTTCGGAATAGCCGCCATAGGCGGTCAGCCCCTGGGTGACCTTATAGGTGGCGCCGGCGGCGGGGTTGAAGCGGGTGAAGTGGTGATCGCCGTTGAGCGCGGTGCCCAGCTTGTCTTCCATCTTGATGTGGGCGACGTTCAGCCGCCCGCCCACCGTGACCGCCAGCGCGTCCGTCACGTCCACCGTGTCGGAGACATAGGCCCCCACATAGGTGTTGGTGGCGCGCAGCGACACCGGCGCGATTTCCCCGTCCGGCTGGGCGATGACCAGCCCGATGGGGGCCACCGTGCGGTCGGGGGTCAGGGTGCCGATTTCCGAACTGGCGCTGAAGCGGGTCACGCCGTAATCCAGGCTGGCGCCCGCCACCAGGAAATTGCCGTGCCCGGCCAGAGGCTCCTTCACCGTCGCCTGCACCGTTCCCCCGCCCGAGGTGGACGACGTGGCCGTCCGGTTGAGCACGCCGCCGCGGGTGTCGTTCAGGAAATCGTCGATGGGCTGGCCATGGCTGTCGAACAGCACCGGGCCGGTGTCGTTCAGGCACAGGCGCCCGGTGCGCAGGGAAACCCGCTGGCCGGTGCGGTCGTCGGTGCCGTCGCGGTTGCGGTCGGTGGATTCGCAGGCTTCCGCATCCACCGTGTCGCCGTTCAACGTGTTGCGGCGGTAATGGCGGACATAGCCCATGGCCTGAAGCGACACGGTGTCGGTCACCTCCACGGTGGCGTTCACCGACGGCATGATCAGCCGGTTTTCCGTGCGGTCGGGGTAGGTGAAGACGTGGGACCGGGCCGCGGCCACCAGTTCCACCGGGGCCGGGCCGTTGCCGGTCAGGCTGTTGTCCGCCGCCGTCAGGTTCAGGTGCGCCTCGCCCCGGCTGCCGCGCCAGCCGATGTCACCGTACATCTGCCGCAGGGTGGAGGGGGAATGCTGGCGCCACCCGTCCTCGTGCAGCGCCTGGACGGCGGCATAGGCGGCGACGTTGCCCACCTGCTGTCCATATTCCGCCGCCCCCTGCCACCGCCCGAACGAGCCGCCCTGCAGCACCAACTGGCCGCCCTGATTGGTGAACCCGTCCTTCATGTGCAGGTTCAGCGCACCCCCCAGCGCGTTCAGCCCGAACGCCGGGGTGTTGGACATCACGTCGGTGTCGGCGATGGCGATATCGGGGATCAGGTCCATGTTGACCGTATCCCCGAACACCTCGTTCACGCGCACGCCGTTCTGATAGACGGCCAGCCCCTGGGCGTTGCCCACCAGCGGCGAGGCGGTGAAGCCGCGGAACTGCACGTCGGGCTGGAAGGGGTTGTTCTGCGCCTCGTTCAAATTCACGCCCGGCACGCGGCGTTCCAGCGTGCCCAGCAGGTCGGGCGCGCCCCGGGCGGCCATGTCGGCGGCATCCAGCCGGCGCAGGTTGACCGGCACCTTGTCGGCCTCCACCCCCGGCCCGGCCAGCGGCGCCGCCGTCACCTCCAGCCCCGGAAGCTCCACCGCCCCCGCGTCGGCCAGCACCGTTCCCACCGGGCAGGCGGCGGCACAGGTGCCCGCCACCCATGCCCCCAGCACGCCCCGGCGCCCCAGACGCCGCCCCTGTCTTTTCTTTGCCATTGTTTCCCCCCAGATCCAGGAATCGAAGGGGATATGACCGGGAAAAACAGGGTGGAACAATTCCACCATGGGCGGACGAGAAACCGGGACATGAATCGGGAATTGTTCCCGAATTTATCGGGAAAAATCGGTAATGCGCCGGGCAAAAGAAAAGGCCGCATCCCGAAGGATGCGGCCTTTTCGTTTCGGCGATGGGACGCCGGAACCGATCAGCGCGAATAGAATTCGATGACCAGGTTCGGTTCCATCTGGACCGGGTACGGCACGTCGGCCAGCAGCGGCACGCGCACGAAGGTGCCCTTCAGCGCCGAGGTATCGACGTTCAGGTAATCGGGGATGTCGCGTTCGCCGGACGCGATGGCTTCCAGCACCAGGGCCATCTGCTTGGACTTCTGGCGCACTTCGATCACGTCACCGGCCTTCACCTGGAAGGACGGGATGTTCACGCGGCGGCCGTTGACCAGGATGTGGCCATGGTTGATGAACTGGCGGGCGGCGAACGGGGTCGGCACCAGCTTCATGCGGTAGACCACGGCGTCCAGGCGGCGCTCCAGCAGGCCGATCAGGTTTTCGCCGGTGTCGCCCTTGCGGCGCACGGCTTCCTGGTAGATCTTGCGGAACTGCTTCTCGCCGATGTTGGCGTAGTAGCCCTTCAGCTTCTGCTTGGCCATCAGCTGCAGGCCGTAGTCCGACGGCTTCTTGCGGCGCTGGCCGTGCTGGCCGGGGCCGTATTCACGCTTGTTCAGCGGGCTCTTGGCGCGGCCCCACAGGTTGACGCCAAGGCGGCGGTCGATCTTATACTTGGACTCTTGACGCTTGCTCATATCGCCCTCGATCTGATGCGAGTGGTGTTGTCCCGGTAGTTCCCTGGGCAAAACCCAAGGACGGGGCGTTGACACGAAGGCACGCCCGCCTTCCCGGAAGTAAGGCCGCGCACTATACCCGCCGGACACGGTTTGTCAAACCGGAAGACGGACTTTTACACAAGGAGAGCGTCACGCCCATGAATGAAAATCAATGGATGGCCCTGACCGGGCTTTTGATGGCGGCGGTGCTGGTGGTGCCGGTGGCGTTGCGCCGCAACCGCGGGCGCATCCTGATCAACGCCGCCCTGTGGCTGGCCGCGGCGGTGGGGCTGG
This DNA window, taken from Azospirillum fermentarium, encodes the following:
- a CDS encoding diguanylate cyclase domain-containing protein — translated: MFHQRPKILIVDDVPSNIQVLSHILKDDYDIYFAMDGVKALELVVARQPDLVLLDIMMPGMDGYEVCSQIKANPLTCDIPVIFVSARGEVEDETRGLEAGAIDFITKPISAPIVKARVRNHLLLKHQADLLRRLSFLDGLTGIGNRRRFDEIFSREWRRCMRSNQPLAVIMVDVDHFKAYNDHYGHHSGDECLRAVAAMLDAVAQRPGDFAARYGGEEFVCLLPETDGDGARMVAERLRETVTARAIPHAASTTAPCVTISIGYAAVVPTEKADPYTLLADADEALYGAKKSGRNRVCGADMVTETVAG
- a CDS encoding TetR/AcrR family transcriptional regulator; this translates as MTMDDTAPRRRSREATTAALLEAAKFTFAERGFDAATTREIAARAGVNEQLIQRYFNGKNGLLLAVMEHYGLAEGQGCALPPPGESLEDDLVAILETQIAHAWVCRDFTRVVLNRALVDPAIAAEMGRTLSESRIPCILKRLEGFRERGMIDGAADLPALAAGLATLSFGMGFLNQVVFDEDPGRLRQVATALARTLAAGLASPGS
- a CDS encoding alkene reductase, whose translation is MTTADLFTPIRLGDVELPNRMAMAPLTRSRAGAGNVPTPLMAEYYAQRATAGLLITEATQVHATGQGYTNTPGIHTAEQAAGWRTVTDAVHAKGGRIFMQIWHVGRISHTLFQPGGAAPVAPSAITARGEVFTGDGMKPFSAPRALELDEIPGLVTAFAEAAKRAVFDAGLDGVEVHGANGYLIDQFLRDGTNHRTDAYGGPVANRARFLLEVTEAVVKAVGAGRVGVRLSPNGVFNDIRDSDPAATFGYAVEALNPFGLAYLHIIEGKDGTPMAPPAGAARLAGALRRAYKGTFMLNGGFYTRAAADAALAAGEADLVSIGIPFIANPDLVERFRTGAALNTPDQTTFYGGDAKGYTDYPALESVTA
- a CDS encoding TonB-dependent receptor domain-containing protein, with amino-acid sequence MAKKRQGRRLGRRGVLGAWVAGTCAAACPVGTVLADAGAVELPGLEVTAAPLAGPGVEADKVPVNLRRLDAADMAARGAPDLLGTLERRVPGVNLNEAQNNPFQPDVQFRGFTASPLVGNAQGLAVYQNGVRVNEVFGDTVNMDLIPDIAIADTDVMSNTPAFGLNALGGALNLHMKDGFTNQGGQLVLQGGSFGRWQGAAEYGQQVGNVAAYAAVQALHEDGWRQHSPSTLRQMYGDIGWRGSRGEAHLNLTAADNSLTGNGPAPVELVAAARSHVFTYPDRTENRLIMPSVNATVEVTDTVSLQAMGYVRHYRRNTLNGDTVDAEACESTDRNRDGTDDRTGQRVSLRTGRLCLNDTGPVLFDSHGQPIDDFLNDTRGGVLNRTATSSTSGGGTVQATVKEPLAGHGNFLVAGASLDYGVTRFSASSEIGTLTPDRTVAPIGLVIAQPDGEIAPVSLRATNTYVGAYVSDTVDVTDALAVTVGGRLNVAHIKMEDKLGTALNGDHHFTRFNPAAGATYKVTQGLTAYGGYSESNRVPTAAELSCADPSRPCTLTNFFLSDPPLKQVVGRTWETGLRGSGVALSADARLNWSLGLFRTDLSNDILNVASGVRGRGYFQNAGDTRRQGVEAGAHLSGSGWTAFIDYAFVEATFESDLVLNSPDNPNRNRTTGTVTAHPGDRLPGVPAHRVKLGGSYMVLDGWTVGGTLSAYTSQTYTGDPSGSAGKVPGYATVDLNTSYRVTPSVQVFGLVQNATNNKHATFGTFGGVREVPLAEAPGASNPRFISASAPRAFYGGVKVIF
- the rpsD gene encoding 30S ribosomal protein S4, which codes for MSKRQESKYKIDRRLGVNLWGRAKSPLNKREYGPGQHGQRRKKPSDYGLQLMAKQKLKGYYANIGEKQFRKIYQEAVRRKGDTGENLIGLLERRLDAVVYRMKLVPTPFAARQFINHGHILVNGRRVNIPSFQVKAGDVIEVRQKSKQMALVLEAIASGERDIPDYLNVDTSALKGTFVRVPLLADVPYPVQMEPNLVIEFYSR